One genomic window of Rhizobium lentis includes the following:
- a CDS encoding Hcp family type VI secretion system effector, with amino-acid sequence MKIDGFLKVPDITGPSVRDGHEEEIEIHGVEFEMVAPYDPNSLSRRGRVSLGMITFIKHYDKSSPYLKKALFDNTLLGEVKFSARRTIEGETSDYLVVTLKEASVTQYNMKPSEDEPDLIEERVGFAYKNIAFNYDDKDEVEMDVYVGK; translated from the coding sequence ATGAAAATTGACGGTTTTCTCAAGGTGCCGGATATCACGGGACCGAGCGTTCGCGATGGCCACGAAGAAGAGATCGAAATCCACGGCGTGGAGTTTGAGATGGTCGCCCCCTACGATCCCAATTCGCTGTCGCGACGGGGCCGCGTCAGTCTGGGCATGATCACTTTCATCAAGCATTATGACAAATCCTCGCCCTATCTGAAGAAGGCGCTGTTCGACAACACGCTTCTCGGCGAGGTCAAGTTCTCCGCGCGCAGAACGATCGAAGGCGAGACCAGCGATTATCTGGTCGTTACGCTGAAAGAGGCTTCGGTCACCCAATACAATATGAAGCCAAGTGAGGACGAACCCGATCTCATCGAGGAGCGCGTCGGCTTCGCCTACAAGAACATCGCGTTCAACTACGATGACAAGGACGAGGTCGAAATGGATGTCTATGTCGGCAAGTGA
- the icmH gene encoding type IVB secretion system protein IcmH/DotU, with protein MASEDPFGLSGDKGRTRVRPAPSASARQVPAAGTLARRARSHPNKLISAFARLLEFAPELESALPPSNPEVLRTRLMEELVAARDAAVASGSALARADSAAWAVASLLDDLALNTPWGGASAWPRQPLVVMLRGDVDAGAQFFARLEELERHPGRDQELLELYYFCLALGFRGKYRVPGRAGDRSISAVRAAAARFLRDADAEAAPLSPRWEGVVAADEPFRFAVPIWVLAVVAAALSTAIYMLLSMRLDTKAEELATLVRALPPPERAEIYRPEKRTPPPSAPPVEPVIFQLLPEFRAAAPASLLPALKGNENASSVTLLLQSSTPELFQSARPELTKSFEPLVASIAAVLKQNAELIGGITITGHTDNVPLQASNPLSNNQRLSEARAATIASMLAASGVPTVQLKSQGRAATQPLVGNDSREGRAANRRIEILIQKRL; from the coding sequence ATGGCAAGTGAGGATCCATTCGGTCTTTCGGGCGATAAGGGTCGCACACGCGTCCGCCCGGCGCCCTCGGCGAGCGCAAGACAGGTTCCTGCTGCCGGAACCCTGGCAAGAAGGGCGCGCTCTCATCCAAACAAACTGATCAGTGCTTTCGCCAGATTGCTGGAATTTGCACCGGAACTCGAAAGTGCGTTGCCACCGAGCAATCCAGAAGTGCTGCGAACGAGACTGATGGAAGAGCTTGTCGCCGCCCGCGACGCTGCGGTAGCCTCAGGTTCGGCGCTTGCGCGGGCGGACTCGGCTGCCTGGGCGGTCGCCTCGCTGCTCGACGATCTGGCGCTGAACACGCCCTGGGGTGGGGCAAGCGCATGGCCGCGCCAGCCGCTGGTCGTCATGCTCCGTGGCGATGTCGATGCCGGAGCGCAATTTTTTGCCCGGCTGGAAGAATTGGAGCGCCATCCCGGTCGTGACCAGGAATTACTCGAGCTTTATTATTTCTGCCTAGCGCTTGGTTTTCGCGGAAAGTACCGTGTGCCAGGGCGTGCCGGCGACCGCTCGATCAGCGCCGTTCGCGCCGCCGCCGCTCGTTTTCTGCGTGACGCCGATGCTGAAGCTGCACCGCTCTCGCCCAGATGGGAGGGAGTTGTCGCGGCTGACGAGCCATTCCGTTTTGCCGTGCCGATCTGGGTCCTTGCCGTCGTTGCTGCAGCGCTGTCGACGGCAATTTACATGTTGCTGTCGATGCGGCTCGATACCAAGGCGGAGGAACTCGCAACGCTGGTGCGGGCATTGCCACCACCTGAGCGGGCGGAAATATATCGCCCCGAAAAGCGGACACCACCGCCGAGCGCACCACCCGTGGAGCCCGTTATTTTCCAATTGCTGCCGGAATTTCGCGCCGCAGCGCCCGCCTCCCTGCTGCCAGCACTGAAAGGCAATGAAAACGCCTCGTCAGTCACGCTTCTTTTGCAGTCAAGCACACCGGAGCTTTTCCAATCCGCTAGACCCGAATTGACGAAGAGCTTTGAACCGCTTGTTGCTTCCATCGCAGCGGTTCTCAAGCAGAATGCGGAGCTGATCGGCGGCATTACCATCACCGGGCACACGGATAATGTCCCGCTGCAAGCGAGCAATCCGCTGTCCAATAACCAGCGCCTCTCCGAGGCCCGCGCAGCAACGATTGCCTCAATGCTGGCCGCCTCCGGCGTGCCGACCGTACAGCTGAAATCGCAAGGACGCGCGGCGACACAGCCGCTTGTGGGAAACGACAGCCGCGAGGGTCGGGCCGCCAACCGCCGCATCGAAATCCTTATCCAAAAGAGGCTCTGA
- the tssG gene encoding type VI secretion system baseplate subunit TssG — MADNAGQPLPDLKNDAVRAEQFDFFELLRRLENADRIFGQAGPPQREPARLGQHIRLGFAVQDIARLEPSTETAPARVTVATIGLLGPEGPMPLYLTRWVLDRLSQRWFAGADMREVSDTTFVDFVNVLQHRMIALFYRAWADAHPAVQIERAEGGRIRAMASAMAGIGLRGRTDLQPTAIDMTKLAHAAALAHQVDGPERLTQFLGDHFKVPFRLREFVGVWMDIPQRIQSRLAGAYAQLCRSATIGPRTFQRQQRIELSVGPLTLDDYAAFLPGSERRTTLQTAIRDLMGNGLDVDVRLVLKRDEVPAAQLGNARLGHIAWLAPKPDRGDAADLCMRTLVGFRPEIAEAAAWP, encoded by the coding sequence ATGGCCGATAACGCCGGGCAACCGCTTCCTGATCTGAAGAATGACGCCGTCCGAGCCGAGCAGTTCGATTTTTTTGAGCTCCTGCGGCGGCTCGAAAATGCAGACAGAATCTTCGGGCAGGCCGGCCCGCCGCAGCGGGAGCCAGCCAGGCTCGGGCAGCACATAAGGCTGGGTTTTGCCGTGCAGGACATTGCAAGGCTCGAGCCTTCCACCGAAACAGCGCCCGCCCGGGTAACGGTGGCCACGATCGGCTTGCTCGGTCCGGAAGGTCCGATGCCGCTTTATCTGACGCGCTGGGTGCTGGATCGCCTGTCGCAGCGTTGGTTTGCCGGTGCCGACATGCGCGAGGTCAGCGACACCACCTTCGTGGACTTCGTCAATGTGCTTCAACATCGCATGATCGCACTTTTCTATCGGGCGTGGGCGGATGCCCACCCGGCCGTCCAGATCGAGCGCGCCGAGGGCGGTCGCATTCGCGCCATGGCTTCGGCCATGGCAGGGATCGGCCTGCGAGGCAGGACAGACCTTCAGCCGACTGCGATCGACATGACGAAGCTTGCTCACGCCGCAGCGCTTGCCCATCAAGTCGATGGGCCTGAAAGGCTCACGCAGTTTCTTGGCGATCATTTCAAGGTTCCCTTCAGGCTACGAGAATTTGTCGGCGTCTGGATGGACATACCGCAAAGGATCCAGTCCCGCCTTGCCGGCGCCTACGCACAGCTCTGCAGAAGCGCCACGATCGGGCCGAGAACATTCCAGCGACAGCAGAGGATCGAACTTTCCGTCGGACCATTGACGCTTGATGACTACGCAGCCTTTCTGCCCGGCAGCGAACGGCGTACAACCTTGCAAACGGCAATCCGCGATCTGATGGGAAACGGGCTCGATGTGGATGTCAGGCTCGTGCTCAAACGAGACGAGGTTCCTGCAGCGCAACTGGGAAACGCGCGGCTCGGGCATATCGCCTGGCTTGCTCCGAAACCGGATCGAGGCGACGCGGCCGATTTGTGCATGCGCACCCTCGTTGGTTTTCGCCCAGAGATTGCGGAGGCCGCAGCATGGCCTTGA
- the tagH gene encoding type VI secretion system-associated FHA domain protein TagH, producing MALILTLEQSPRPQAVRQMRLVEGELVIGRSADADWRLDDPDMYVSRAHCTIACVHGRYQVTDTSSGGLFIDGSRAPLGAGNSAPLHDGARLQLGNYVVRVEMQSTQAERPHEQATSPPPVGFERDSFFSERSEPVESPRRPSGLPDPFEHPAAAQFADPDRQEPQNSAPLFDDPFSLDPLPAQRQDNRGWDLFLPGTAAGQPAPEIATPQLRPQPNPEPPPVPRQQKSAPIEADLRDAFLRGLGFSGEEFPSADPVVQMENFGREYRTMLEGLIHLLRKRAEEKGEARIAQTVVGASEVNPLKFMPTVDDVIATFLAQRNAGFLPPEAAINGSIRDLAHHHVRTWRGVQAALARMVERFDPAALESELKSQSAWDALLAGGRRAKLWELYEKRYREIARSASTRFLGEIGSDFRDGYEEGEKE from the coding sequence ATGGCCTTGATCCTTACCCTTGAACAGTCCCCCAGGCCCCAGGCCGTGCGCCAGATGCGGCTCGTCGAGGGCGAGCTCGTCATCGGTCGCAGCGCAGACGCCGACTGGCGACTCGACGATCCGGACATGTATGTTTCCCGTGCCCATTGCACCATTGCTTGCGTTCACGGTCGATACCAGGTGACGGATACGTCAAGCGGCGGTCTCTTTATAGACGGGTCGCGCGCACCACTTGGAGCGGGAAATTCCGCTCCGTTGCATGACGGCGCCCGGCTGCAACTCGGCAATTATGTCGTCCGCGTCGAGATGCAAAGCACGCAGGCAGAGCGCCCACATGAACAAGCGACATCGCCGCCGCCGGTCGGTTTCGAACGGGATTCGTTCTTCTCCGAACGCAGCGAGCCGGTTGAATCCCCCCGGCGGCCCTCCGGATTGCCCGACCCGTTCGAACACCCCGCTGCGGCGCAGTTTGCCGATCCCGACCGGCAGGAACCGCAAAATAGCGCGCCCCTGTTCGACGATCCGTTCAGCCTCGATCCGCTGCCGGCCCAGCGGCAGGATAACCGAGGCTGGGATCTTTTTCTGCCGGGCACGGCTGCAGGGCAGCCGGCTCCGGAGATCGCCACACCACAACTCAGGCCGCAACCCAATCCGGAACCACCGCCGGTGCCGAGGCAGCAGAAGTCAGCGCCCATTGAGGCCGACCTTCGCGACGCCTTTCTGCGCGGATTGGGCTTCAGTGGCGAAGAATTTCCGTCTGCCGATCCCGTCGTCCAAATGGAGAATTTCGGTCGGGAATACCGGACGATGCTGGAAGGGTTAATCCATCTCCTGCGCAAGCGGGCCGAGGAGAAGGGCGAGGCCCGGATCGCACAGACTGTTGTCGGGGCCTCCGAGGTCAACCCTCTCAAATTCATGCCGACGGTCGACGATGTGATCGCGACGTTCCTCGCGCAACGCAATGCCGGCTTTCTGCCGCCCGAAGCGGCGATCAACGGTTCCATCCGCGATCTCGCCCACCATCATGTGCGCACGTGGCGCGGCGTCCAAGCCGCGCTGGCAAGGATGGTGGAGCGCTTCGATCCGGCAGCGCTGGAAAGCGAATTGAAGTCTCAATCGGCCTGGGACGCGCTGCTTGCGGGCGGGCGACGGGCAAAGCTCTGGGAACTTTACGAGAAACGCTATCGCGAAATAGCCAGGAGCGCATCTACGCGCTTCCTCGGCGAAATCGGCAGCGATTTCCGGGACGGCTACGAAGAGGGGGAGAAAGAATGA
- the tssJ gene encoding type VI secretion system lipoprotein TssJ produces MLQRRGFLMMLGATGLISGCVGGPPKSSTVTVKATGQAGMNLAADGGDRPVTVLVLRLKDVGKFNSADIFALQSDPASALGADLLGSDQLTVSPGGSATKTVAFPPEATFLGVVAFFRTPGGRVWRQAVPIRPESTVTANVALSSGGMALALA; encoded by the coding sequence ATGCTTCAACGACGTGGTTTCTTGATGATGCTCGGCGCGACAGGCTTGATTTCCGGCTGCGTGGGCGGTCCGCCAAAATCCTCGACCGTGACCGTAAAGGCGACGGGACAGGCGGGGATGAATCTTGCCGCTGATGGCGGGGATCGCCCGGTGACCGTGCTCGTTCTCAGGCTCAAGGATGTCGGAAAGTTCAATTCTGCCGATATTTTCGCCCTGCAGTCGGACCCTGCCTCCGCACTCGGGGCAGACCTTCTCGGCTCCGACCAGTTGACGGTCTCTCCCGGCGGATCGGCCACCAAGACGGTGGCGTTCCCGCCGGAAGCCACGTTCCTCGGGGTGGTGGCGTTTTTCAGGACCCCCGGCGGTCGTGTCTGGCGACAGGCCGTCCCGATAAGGCCGGAATCGACGGTGACGGCGAATGTGGCTTTGAGTAGCGGCGGCATGGCGCTCGCGCTCGCCTGA
- the tssK gene encoding type VI secretion system baseplate subunit TssK yields the protein MTDTNKVLWSEGLFLRTQHFQQQDRYTEALIRGALQAGRLQTFGFRSLTLDTAQLETGRVAVLSARGIFPDGTPFSIPETMDAPVPLTITRDMGAGAVQLALPLEPPGGASFDAAHSEPTGARYKGQIERVRDAVHGGADPEEIEIARAQALLLSPVQMTGGYTAMPVAKVNGLLADGSVAMGENFLPPALTTGAVAFYGQLMQEVITGLDRIADAHGKMVLGGAGRSVENLLVLDLANTARPRLAHMLPQEVFHPAELFLELSGLAGRMATYGSGSRRLTELPTYDHMAPGPAFAALADTLRSLLLSLRYVEPKSRALPVLKHATNVWKVRVDNPELLTASRIVVRVGCDMSEDALRKIFVDQVTVGAADEFEALWKSRLPGIRLKPLHSQPREIPYDGDRLCLELDQRSEHWESLLRSPGFVIGVSGVLPSEPQVDCYSVNR from the coding sequence ATGACGGACACGAATAAGGTGCTCTGGTCCGAGGGGCTTTTCCTGCGGACGCAGCATTTTCAGCAGCAAGACCGGTATACCGAGGCCCTGATACGCGGCGCGCTGCAGGCAGGGAGGTTGCAGACCTTCGGCTTTCGATCCCTTACGCTGGACACCGCACAGCTTGAAACAGGCCGCGTTGCCGTCTTGTCGGCGCGCGGCATTTTTCCGGACGGCACGCCCTTTTCCATTCCCGAGACGATGGATGCGCCGGTTCCATTGACCATCACCCGCGACATGGGTGCGGGGGCGGTGCAGCTTGCCCTGCCACTGGAACCGCCGGGCGGAGCGAGCTTCGATGCCGCTCATAGCGAGCCGACGGGTGCGCGTTATAAGGGGCAGATCGAACGCGTGCGTGACGCCGTGCATGGGGGCGCCGACCCGGAAGAGATCGAGATCGCCCGCGCCCAAGCCCTGCTCCTGTCGCCTGTGCAGATGACCGGCGGCTATACCGCGATGCCGGTTGCGAAGGTCAACGGGCTGCTGGCCGACGGCAGCGTCGCGATGGGGGAAAACTTTCTGCCACCAGCCCTGACGACCGGCGCCGTGGCTTTCTACGGCCAGTTGATGCAGGAGGTGATAACCGGGCTCGACCGTATCGCCGATGCACATGGCAAAATGGTTCTTGGCGGCGCCGGCCGCAGCGTGGAAAATCTGCTGGTACTTGATCTCGCCAACACGGCACGTCCGCGGCTGGCCCACATGCTTCCCCAGGAGGTTTTCCACCCGGCGGAACTCTTTCTGGAACTGAGCGGGCTTGCGGGGCGAATGGCGACCTACGGGTCCGGCTCCCGGCGGCTGACCGAGCTACCGACCTATGATCATATGGCGCCGGGACCTGCCTTTGCGGCGCTCGCAGACACTTTGCGTTCGCTCCTCCTCAGCCTGCGTTATGTCGAGCCCAAGTCGCGGGCATTGCCCGTGCTCAAACACGCGACCAATGTCTGGAAGGTTAGGGTCGACAATCCCGAATTGCTGACCGCCAGCCGCATTGTCGTGCGGGTCGGATGTGACATGTCCGAAGACGCGCTGCGCAAAATCTTCGTCGATCAGGTCACCGTGGGTGCCGCCGACGAATTCGAGGCGCTGTGGAAGTCACGACTGCCGGGCATTCGCCTGAAGCCGCTTCATTCGCAGCCCCGCGAGATCCCCTATGACGGTGACCGTCTCTGCCTGGAACTCGATCAGCGCAGCGAGCATTGGGAATCTCTTCTGCGTTCGCCCGGCTTCGTGATCGGCGTGTCGGGCGTTTTGCCCAGCGAACCGCAGGTCGATTGCTATTCGGTTAACAGGTAG
- the tssE gene encoding type VI secretion system baseplate subunit TssE, translating into MSASDGWRREVGRESRPLGGHQRATRETIQPSLWDRLVNDLPGLGSEIKDLRQMLQSEIDAERLDAMVAGGVGQIESATDLSSERKKNIHRLLSLERRRVELESRGVVVSSDVLREAVRRDIEALFNVQRFESSPLLTDAEAELAGDNPPSLEDFPLVRRSVVNYGVPPFSGRSSRDFDREELAKEIAQVLAAFEPRLKEGATKVTVSLGDKSIGLRIDIDALLLTTPAPERLRIRTILDLDNGSARTELKDT; encoded by the coding sequence ATGTCGGCAAGTGACGGCTGGCGAAGAGAAGTTGGAAGGGAGTCGAGACCGCTTGGCGGGCACCAGCGCGCAACCCGCGAAACGATCCAGCCATCCTTGTGGGATCGCTTGGTCAATGACCTGCCGGGGCTCGGCTCCGAGATCAAAGATCTCCGGCAGATGTTGCAAAGCGAGATAGACGCAGAGCGGCTGGACGCGATGGTCGCTGGCGGTGTCGGGCAAATAGAGTCCGCAACGGATCTCAGTAGCGAGCGAAAAAAGAACATCCATCGTCTGCTTTCCCTGGAACGTCGTCGCGTGGAATTGGAAAGCCGCGGCGTGGTCGTTTCGAGCGATGTGCTGCGTGAAGCGGTGCGGCGCGACATCGAGGCGCTTTTCAATGTGCAACGTTTCGAATCCTCGCCCCTTTTAACCGATGCCGAGGCCGAACTGGCTGGCGACAACCCTCCCTCTCTTGAGGATTTTCCGCTGGTGCGCCGCAGTGTGGTCAACTACGGCGTGCCGCCGTTTTCGGGCCGTTCATCGCGTGACTTCGACCGTGAGGAACTCGCCAAGGAGATCGCACAAGTGCTTGCGGCCTTCGAGCCCCGGCTGAAGGAAGGCGCAACCAAGGTGACCGTCAGCCTTGGCGACAAGTCGATTGGCCTAAGGATCGATATTGACGCGCTGCTCCTGACGACACCGGCGCCAGAACGGCTGCGTATCCGCACCATTCTCGATCTCGACAACGGCTCGGCCAGAACCGAGTTGAAGGACACCTGA
- the tssF gene encoding type VI secretion system baseplate subunit TssF codes for MDRVFLEYYEEELTHIRALAAEFAHMHPAIARNLSLDSIPCPDPFVERLLDGVAFLAARTRQKVDAESTRYVRSVLENFYPDLVSPAPATAMVLLKPGQQVQTMLAGHLLKRGTRLVSSVRPGISTRSIFTTVQDVTLWPLAISSVTYIQDRSALAAAGIGAIDGVAGASALSITINRTGQGKLADLSLDRLDFYFSEKSKAPLLFDTLFGACGGVGARPEGRDNPLEPLPAPEMVGISDDEALMPRTRETFEGYRLLREYFIAPERFHYARVTGMRPVVRRCGERLELVFLLRRPVPELAGLTAKDLELFATPIINLFERSCSVIELDARRTRQVLHADRTRPRDFEIYRAVRVEDADAEGSDAEIPALFSLGQNRTNGWVYFTERRPRRPSEDELRQGQTRTSYVGDDVFITLSRPAQSKAGRPLKRIEVTALCTNRDLPILDDTPSLTLESGDPVETVQLLGALRQPWPAIPATLPSGAVEASRADELAWRFIAQLSLNFLSLAEEGRGVDPLHALLDLYAQRGDPSLSRHVRAIARVEARPLIERLPIAGPMCFARGSDITLHVDQSVLAGHSGLLLTALLSRLFARYAAINGFVRTRARILQKQEDVLWPITPGNRFLI; via the coding sequence ATGGATCGAGTCTTCCTTGAATATTATGAGGAGGAACTCACCCATATTCGTGCGCTTGCCGCCGAGTTCGCCCATATGCACCCCGCGATCGCGCGCAACCTTTCTCTGGATAGCATTCCGTGTCCCGACCCCTTTGTCGAACGGCTTCTTGACGGCGTCGCATTTCTGGCCGCGCGCACCCGCCAGAAGGTGGATGCCGAAAGCACGCGCTATGTTCGCAGCGTGCTTGAGAACTTCTATCCTGACCTCGTCTCGCCGGCTCCGGCGACAGCGATGGTCTTGCTGAAGCCAGGGCAGCAAGTTCAAACCATGCTTGCAGGTCATCTTTTGAAGCGGGGAACACGGCTCGTTTCGAGCGTCAGACCTGGAATTTCGACAAGGTCCATCTTCACCACGGTCCAGGACGTGACGCTCTGGCCGCTTGCGATCAGTTCCGTGACCTACATACAGGACCGAAGCGCACTCGCGGCGGCGGGGATCGGAGCCATTGACGGGGTTGCCGGCGCGTCCGCATTGAGCATCACGATCAATCGAACCGGCCAGGGCAAGTTGGCCGACTTGTCGCTCGATCGTCTGGACTTTTATTTCAGTGAAAAGAGCAAGGCGCCGTTGCTTTTCGATACGCTATTCGGCGCCTGCGGTGGCGTAGGCGCGCGCCCGGAGGGGCGCGACAATCCCTTGGAGCCGCTCCCTGCGCCCGAGATGGTCGGCATATCGGACGACGAGGCGCTTATGCCTCGCACACGCGAAACTTTTGAGGGCTACCGGCTCCTGCGCGAATATTTTATCGCCCCCGAGCGGTTTCACTATGCGCGTGTGACAGGGATGCGACCGGTCGTTCGCCGGTGCGGCGAGAGGCTGGAACTGGTCTTCCTGCTTCGCCGGCCCGTTCCGGAGCTTGCCGGCCTCACTGCGAAGGATCTGGAGCTTTTCGCAACGCCGATCATCAACCTGTTCGAGCGCTCCTGCAGCGTCATTGAGCTCGATGCGCGGCGGACCCGGCAGGTCCTCCACGCTGATCGGACTCGGCCGCGCGATTTCGAAATCTATCGCGCCGTGCGTGTCGAGGACGCCGATGCCGAGGGTTCTGATGCGGAGATACCGGCACTTTTCAGTCTCGGACAGAACCGCACAAACGGTTGGGTCTATTTTACAGAACGTCGCCCACGGCGTCCGAGCGAGGACGAGCTTCGTCAGGGACAAACCCGCACATCCTATGTCGGAGACGATGTCTTCATCACGCTCTCACGCCCGGCGCAGTCGAAAGCCGGACGACCGCTCAAGCGGATTGAAGTGACGGCCCTGTGCACCAACAGGGACCTGCCGATACTGGACGACACGCCCTCCCTTACGCTCGAAAGCGGCGATCCTGTCGAGACCGTGCAATTGCTTGGCGCGCTGCGCCAGCCCTGGCCTGCCATTCCGGCAACGCTTCCTTCCGGCGCCGTCGAAGCCTCAAGAGCCGATGAACTCGCATGGCGATTTATCGCTCAATTGTCTCTGAACTTTCTCAGCCTGGCGGAGGAAGGCCGCGGGGTCGACCCTCTGCACGCCCTGCTCGATCTTTATGCGCAGCGGGGGGATCCAAGCCTCTCGCGGCATGTACGCGCCATTGCGAGAGTCGAGGCCCGACCTCTCATCGAGCGCCTGCCGATAGCTGGGCCGATGTGCTTTGCCCGCGGCAGCGACATCACGCTGCATGTCGACCAGTCGGTGCTTGCCGGGCATAGCGGTTTGTTACTTACGGCGCTGCTCTCGAGGCTTTTTGCCCGCTACGCAGCGATTAACGGATTCGTGCGAACGAGAGCGCGGATCCTGCAGAAACAGGAGGATGTGCTATGGCCGATAACGCCGGGCAACCGCTTCCTGATCTGA